In a genomic window of Deltaproteobacteria bacterium:
- the xerD gene encoding site-specific tyrosine recombinase XerD: MARRNDFWIDRFFDYLTVERGLSRNTLESYSRDIRRFLDFLDKAGPDDLERVRDIDVLSFIVALRTSGLSERSVARLQVTLRQLYRFLVAERILKENPLESVESPRVAKRLPQVLSEQEVERLLGGPDRRTPLGQRDKAVLELLYATGLRISEVAALRLDQINLEVGCVRVLGKGGRERVVPFGQEAETSLRAYLNQGRGRILKGRATPYVFVGSRGREMTRQALWKIIKKYGLKAGIKGKLTPHTLRHCFASHLLDRGADLRTVQTLLGHVDISTTQIYTHVSRERLKRLHEKHHPRP, translated from the coding sequence TTGGCAAGGAGAAACGACTTCTGGATCGATCGATTCTTTGATTATCTGACCGTAGAGAGAGGTCTTTCTCGAAATACTCTGGAGTCATACAGCAGAGACATACGTCGGTTTCTCGATTTTCTCGATAAAGCCGGACCAGACGACCTCGAAAGGGTGCGCGACATCGACGTGCTCTCCTTTATCGTGGCCCTCAGGACGAGCGGTCTCTCTGAAAGGAGCGTGGCCCGTCTTCAGGTCACCCTGAGACAGCTGTACCGGTTCCTCGTCGCCGAGAGAATCCTGAAGGAAAACCCCCTAGAGTCCGTAGAATCCCCCAGAGTCGCAAAGAGGCTCCCCCAGGTTCTCTCCGAGCAAGAGGTGGAGCGCCTGTTGGGCGGGCCGGACAGGAGGACTCCCCTGGGGCAGCGTGACAAGGCCGTGCTTGAGCTGCTCTATGCCACGGGCCTGCGGATCTCCGAGGTGGCCGCCCTCCGCCTGGATCAGATCAACCTGGAAGTGGGGTGCGTAAGGGTCTTGGGCAAGGGGGGGAGAGAGAGGGTGGTTCCCTTTGGGCAGGAGGCCGAGACCTCCCTGCGGGCCTATCTCAATCAGGGACGCGGCCGGATTCTGAAGGGTCGAGCCACCCCTTACGTATTTGTGGGCTCCAGGGGACGAGAGATGACAAGGCAGGCCCTGTGGAAGATCATCAAGAAATACGGCTTGAAGGCGGGGATCAAGGGGAAGCTGACCCCCCATACGCTTCGTCACTGCTTCGCCAGCCATCTCCTGGACAGGGGGGCGGATCTGAGAACGGTCCAGACTCTGCTGGGGCATGTGGATATCTCCACCACCCAGATCTA
- the dut gene encoding dUTP diphosphatase: MGRIKIKVRRLGVGDDVQLPRYMSDHASGMDLFAHLPAEVTLNPGDRCLVPTGIAVAIPEGYEGQIRPRSGLAMSKGIGIVNSPGTIDSDYRGEIKIILINLGAEPFVVKSGTRIAQLVISPVVRAELEEVPDLPGTDRDQGGFGHTGSF, encoded by the coding sequence ATGGGTCGAATAAAGATCAAAGTGAGGAGACTGGGGGTAGGGGATGATGTGCAGCTCCCCCGCTACATGAGCGACCATGCTTCGGGGATGGATCTCTTTGCCCACCTCCCTGCAGAGGTGACCCTCAACCCTGGAGACCGTTGCCTGGTCCCTACAGGCATAGCAGTAGCCATACCCGAGGGGTACGAGGGCCAGATCAGACCGAGAAGCGGCCTGGCAATGAGCAAGGGGATCGGGATCGTCAACTCGCCGGGGACCATCGATTCCGATTATCGGGGGGAGATAAAGATCATCCTCATCAATCTGGGAGCCGAGCCCTTCGTTGTGAAGAGCGGAACGCGGATCGCTCAGCTGGTGATAAGTCCTGTTGTCCGGGCGGAACTGGAAGAGGTCCCCGATCTTCCCGGGACAGACCGTGACCAGGGAGGCTTCGGCCATACGGGCTCTTTCTGA
- a CDS encoding insulinase family protein → MEQKTILDNGIRVLTETVPYYGSACIGVWVLTGSRDEEDSENGVSHFLEHLLFKGTERRTAQDIARTIDSVGGSLNGFTGRECTCFYAKVLDRNLDLAVDLLSDMLLNSKFDSQEIERERAVVLQEVKMVEDTPDDYVHDLFSRAFWGDHPMGQPVIGRSERIRSLSREQILRHFDDYYRSDRMIIAVAGNVEHGAVVDMVERAFAGAPRGSKTMRRGRPTGYSTKASVRRKKTEQVHLCLGTEGLAYVSSRRFASYVLNAVLGGGMSSRLFQEVRERRGLAYSIYSYLPSYADTGLLVVYAATEKQRVAQVVEMILKEFEALREKPISQDELVTSRQQLKGNLLLSLENSDNRMTRLAKNEIYFGRFLPVEEVIDRIDGVTVDEITELAADLFLPEHLCLTLLGPITRGELKRDLDGCWPGGGL, encoded by the coding sequence ATGGAACAGAAGACGATCCTGGACAACGGCATCCGGGTTCTGACCGAAACGGTCCCCTACTATGGGTCGGCCTGCATCGGGGTATGGGTACTCACGGGTTCCCGGGATGAGGAGGACTCTGAGAACGGAGTCTCTCATTTCCTGGAGCATCTTCTTTTCAAGGGGACCGAAAGGAGGACGGCCCAGGACATCGCCAGGACCATCGATTCGGTGGGAGGGAGTCTGAACGGCTTCACAGGGCGGGAATGCACCTGTTTCTATGCAAAGGTCTTGGATCGGAATCTCGATCTCGCAGTCGATCTCCTGTCTGACATGCTTCTCAATTCCAAGTTCGATTCCCAGGAGATCGAGCGGGAGCGGGCAGTGGTTCTTCAAGAGGTGAAGATGGTGGAAGACACCCCGGATGACTACGTCCACGACCTTTTCAGCCGGGCCTTCTGGGGTGATCACCCCATGGGGCAGCCTGTCATCGGTAGAAGCGAGAGGATTCGCTCCCTCTCGAGGGAACAGATCCTGCGGCATTTTGACGACTACTACAGGTCGGATCGGATGATCATTGCGGTGGCGGGGAACGTGGAACACGGGGCGGTAGTCGACATGGTGGAAAGGGCTTTTGCCGGAGCACCCCGGGGTTCCAAGACGATGAGAAGGGGGAGACCCACGGGCTACTCCACGAAGGCTTCGGTTCGCAGGAAGAAGACCGAGCAGGTTCATCTCTGCCTCGGGACCGAGGGGCTTGCCTATGTGAGCTCAAGGCGGTTTGCCAGTTACGTACTGAATGCTGTCCTGGGAGGTGGAATGAGCTCTCGTCTCTTCCAGGAGGTGCGCGAGAGAAGGGGGCTCGCCTACTCGATATACTCTTACCTGCCCAGCTACGCCGACACGGGGCTGCTCGTCGTCTATGCCGCAACAGAGAAACAGAGGGTTGCCCAGGTTGTGGAGATGATCCTGAAGGAATTCGAGGCCCTGAGAGAGAAACCCATCAGCCAGGACGAGCTCGTCACCTCCAGGCAACAGCTGAAGGGCAATCTTCTCCTCTCCCTCGAGAATTCCGACAACCGAATGACCCGGCTGGCCAAGAACGAAATCTACTTCGGTAGATTCCTCCCCGTAGAGGAGGTGATCGACCGGATCGACGGCGTGACTGTCGACGAGATCACCGAGCTCGCCGCCGACCTCTTTCTCCCCGAGCATCTCTGCCTTACCCTTCTGGGGCCCATTACCAGGGGTGAGTTGAAGCGGGATCTGGATGGGTGCTGGCCAGGAGGGGGGCTGTGA
- the pnp gene encoding polyribonucleotide nucleotidyltransferase: MEKKLSTEVGGKTLTIETGKVAKQADGSAMVWLGETVVLVTAVSSDKTRPGIDFFPLTVNYQEMTYAAGRIPGGFFKREGRPSDRETLASRFIDRTIRPLFPKGFKNETQIIATVLSADQENDPAVMAIVGASAALVISDIPFLGPIGGVRVGRVDGSLICNPTTSELERSDIDLIIAGNREGITMVEGGGSQVREEEMLEALLFGYESLAPTLEIQDRLASLVGRPKREVPQVDDREWVEKVKSYAAGALQEAYRIRGKLERQSRLNEVVERTVEELAGEDEEARERVLDAVKTVERSLVREAMLRTNRRIDGRGFSDIRPISCEVGILPRTHGSGLFTRGETQVLAVTTFGTAADEQKIESITGESYKTFMLHYNFPPFCVGETAMLRAPSRREIGHGALAERAILPVLPSDEEFPYTIRMVSEVLESNGSSSMATVCGGSLSLMDAGVPIKAAVAGIAMGLVKEGDRVEILSDILGDEDHLGDMDFKVAGTERGVTALQMDIKVPGISREILERALGQAREGRLYILEKMNETIAEPRAEISVYAPRITTIHIKPEKIRDVIGPGGKNIRAIIEETGVKIDVEDSGMVTIASPDKEAVEEAIAMVKKLTQEVEVGALYLGKVKRVLDFGAIVEIFPGVDGLVHISQIANERIRAVSDVLKEGDEVLVKVLEVEHNGRIRLSRKAALREPRPASNQGAQTKA, translated from the coding sequence ATGGAAAAAAAGTTGAGCACTGAAGTCGGAGGTAAGACTCTTACCATTGAGACAGGAAAGGTGGCAAAGCAGGCGGACGGTTCCGCAATGGTCTGGCTTGGAGAGACGGTGGTACTGGTTACGGCCGTATCATCGGACAAGACAAGACCCGGAATCGATTTCTTCCCCCTTACGGTCAACTATCAAGAGATGACTTACGCCGCCGGTAGGATACCCGGGGGGTTTTTCAAGCGGGAGGGCCGTCCCAGCGACCGGGAGACGCTGGCGTCACGTTTCATCGACAGGACGATCAGGCCTCTCTTTCCGAAAGGATTCAAGAACGAAACCCAGATCATTGCCACGGTTCTGTCGGCAGATCAGGAGAACGATCCAGCAGTAATGGCGATCGTAGGGGCCTCGGCAGCACTGGTCATATCCGATATCCCCTTTCTCGGACCCATCGGCGGGGTTCGTGTGGGACGGGTTGATGGGTCGCTGATCTGCAACCCCACCACCAGCGAACTGGAACGGAGTGATATCGATTTGATCATCGCCGGAAACCGGGAAGGCATCACCATGGTCGAAGGGGGTGGTAGCCAGGTGAGGGAAGAGGAGATGCTGGAGGCCTTGCTTTTCGGCTATGAGTCTCTGGCTCCCACCCTTGAGATCCAGGACAGACTGGCCAGTCTTGTGGGCAGGCCCAAGAGGGAGGTTCCACAGGTAGATGACCGTGAGTGGGTGGAGAAGGTGAAGTCCTATGCGGCCGGTGCTCTCCAGGAGGCTTACCGGATCAGAGGCAAGCTCGAACGCCAGAGCCGTTTGAACGAAGTGGTGGAGAGAACAGTGGAGGAGTTGGCGGGGGAGGACGAAGAAGCCCGCGAGAGGGTTCTCGACGCGGTGAAGACCGTTGAACGGTCGCTGGTGAGGGAGGCGATGCTGCGAACCAACCGGCGGATCGACGGCCGCGGGTTCTCGGATATCCGCCCCATCTCCTGCGAGGTAGGTATCCTTCCCCGGACGCACGGCTCAGGCCTCTTCACTCGTGGAGAGACCCAGGTCCTTGCAGTCACCACCTTTGGTACGGCCGCCGACGAGCAGAAGATCGAATCGATAACCGGGGAGAGTTACAAGACCTTCATGCTCCACTACAACTTCCCACCCTTCTGTGTGGGAGAGACGGCAATGCTGAGGGCCCCGAGTCGAAGAGAGATCGGTCACGGTGCTCTTGCCGAGAGGGCCATCCTCCCGGTCCTTCCTTCGGACGAGGAGTTTCCCTATACCATAAGGATGGTTTCGGAGGTGCTCGAGTCGAACGGATCGTCCTCGATGGCCACTGTCTGTGGGGGGAGCCTTTCGCTCATGGACGCGGGTGTACCCATCAAGGCAGCCGTGGCTGGAATTGCCATGGGCCTGGTCAAAGAGGGTGATCGGGTCGAGATTCTCTCCGATATCCTGGGAGACGAGGACCATCTGGGTGACATGGACTTCAAGGTGGCTGGAACCGAAAGGGGAGTAACGGCACTCCAGATGGATATCAAGGTTCCCGGTATCTCGCGGGAGATCCTGGAAAGGGCCCTGGGCCAGGCCCGTGAGGGCAGGCTTTACATCCTGGAGAAGATGAATGAAACCATTGCGGAACCGAGGGCGGAGATCTCCGTCTATGCGCCTCGGATCACGACGATTCATATCAAGCCCGAAAAGATCCGAGACGTGATCGGTCCTGGTGGTAAGAACATCCGTGCCATCATCGAGGAGACCGGGGTAAAGATCGATGTGGAGGACTCGGGAATGGTCACCATCGCTTCCCCGGACAAGGAAGCCGTGGAAGAGGCCATTGCCATGGTAAAGAAGCTCACCCAAGAGGTAGAAGTGGGGGCTTTGTACCTGGGCAAGGTCAAGAGGGTTCTGGATTTCGGAGCCATCGTAGAGATCTTCCCCGGGGTCGACGGCTTGGTTCATATCTCCCAGATCGCAAACGAGAGGATCCGGGCTGTATCCGACGTACTGAAAGAGGGCGACGAGGTACTGGTCAAGGTCCTGGAAGTCGAACACAACGGGCGAATCCGTCTGAGCAGGAAGGCGGCCTTGCGAGAGCCGCGTCCTGCCTCAAACCAGGGGGCTCAGACAAAGGCGTAG
- the rpsO gene encoding 30S ribosomal protein S15: MVLEAERKREIIENYRIHESDTGSPQVQVALLTERIQYLTEHFKTHKKDHHSRRGLLKLVGRRRRLLSYLKDTDVEQYRALISRLGLRK, encoded by the coding sequence ATGGTTTTGGAAGCGGAAAGGAAGAGGGAAATCATAGAGAACTACCGGATCCACGAAAGCGACACGGGTTCTCCCCAGGTTCAGGTGGCACTTCTGACCGAGAGAATCCAGTACCTTACGGAACACTTCAAGACACACAAGAAGGATCACCACTCCAGGAGGGGGCTCTTGAAGCTGGTGGGCCGTAGAAGAAGACTTCTGAGTTACCTGAAAGACACGGATGTCGAACAGTATCGGGCACTGATCTCGAGATTGGGGCTTCGAAAATAG
- the truB gene encoding tRNA pseudouridine(55) synthase TruB: MSARRRDRPLSAAGRSVGGILVIDKPSGMTSYDVIRVVKRYLRPRKIGHTGTLDPLASGVLPVVINGATRIVPFLDERVKRYEGTLRLGVVTDSDDSTGRVIEETPLHGAGPAEDRIQEVFGLFVGRIRQVPPMFSAAKHRGRPLYEFARRGIQVERRERDVEIFSLEVMRIDLPLVDFRVSCSRGTYVRALVRQIGEELGVGAHLCRLRRISSGPFTLGQALTLEEFERLAEEGGMEDRIISPREALASMPEIEIDSDLGSRISTGGRVLLRDLEGLRLPCVGRGQEVKILHKGEVLAIAKTRVSIGQKGGQMLEGPALSLLRVFA; the protein is encoded by the coding sequence ATGTCTGCCAGGAGGAGGGATAGGCCGCTGTCTGCCGCAGGGAGATCTGTTGGGGGGATTCTTGTTATCGACAAACCCTCTGGGATGACTTCGTACGATGTGATCCGGGTGGTAAAGAGGTATCTCCGCCCCAGGAAGATAGGCCACACAGGCACTCTGGATCCTCTGGCGAGCGGGGTCTTGCCGGTGGTCATCAACGGGGCAACCAGAATCGTCCCCTTTCTCGATGAGAGGGTAAAGAGGTACGAGGGGACCTTACGGCTCGGGGTGGTGACGGATTCGGACGACAGCACGGGGAGGGTAATCGAGGAGACGCCTCTTCACGGAGCCGGTCCGGCAGAGGACCGCATTCAGGAGGTCTTCGGCCTGTTCGTCGGCAGGATCAGGCAGGTTCCACCGATGTTTTCTGCTGCCAAGCACAGGGGGAGGCCGCTGTACGAGTTTGCACGCCGTGGAATCCAGGTGGAGAGGCGTGAGAGAGACGTGGAGATCTTCTCTCTCGAAGTCATGCGAATTGACCTACCCCTGGTGGATTTCAGGGTCTCCTGCTCAAGGGGTACTTATGTGAGGGCCCTGGTCCGGCAGATCGGGGAAGAGCTGGGAGTCGGGGCCCATCTGTGCCGTCTCAGGAGGATTTCGAGCGGCCCCTTCACATTGGGCCAGGCACTGACCCTTGAAGAGTTTGAGAGGCTGGCGGAGGAGGGTGGGATGGAAGACAGGATCATCAGCCCGAGGGAGGCCCTGGCGAGCATGCCCGAGATCGAAATCGACAGCGATCTGGGCAGCAGAATCAGCACCGGTGGCCGGGTACTGTTGAGGGATCTGGAGGGGTTGCGCCTGCCCTGTGTGGGGAGGGGACAAGAGGTGAAGATACTTCACAAGGGCGAGGTTTTGGCCATAGCGAAGACCCGGGTCTCCATCGGGCAAAAGGGCGGGCAGATGCTCGAAGGTCCGGCCCTATCCCTTCTGAGGGTTTTTGCCTAA
- the rbfA gene encoding 30S ribosome-binding factor RbfA, with the protein MDRRLNFKRAERVGDLIRREISEMLIRGIKDPRIGLVTITRVRISDDLRVAKVYFSVMGGEEERERNLQGLESARGFIKREMGKRVRLRYVPEIVFRYDPSLEYADHIDRLIKEIRKEEDVCQEEG; encoded by the coding sequence ATGGATAGAAGATTGAACTTCAAACGGGCCGAAAGGGTGGGGGATTTGATCCGCCGGGAGATTTCCGAGATGCTGATCCGGGGGATAAAGGATCCCCGTATCGGGCTTGTGACCATCACCAGGGTGCGGATATCCGACGACTTGAGGGTGGCCAAGGTATACTTCAGCGTCATGGGGGGTGAGGAAGAACGGGAGAGGAACCTTCAGGGGCTTGAAAGTGCAAGGGGGTTCATCAAGAGAGAGATGGGCAAGCGGGTGCGTTTGAGGTATGTGCCGGAGATCGTCTTCAGATACGATCCCTCTCTCGAATACGCGGATCACATAGATCGTCTGATCAAGGAGATCCGCAAGGAGGAAGATGTCTGCCAGGAGGAGGGATAG
- a CDS encoding DUF503 domain-containing protein has product MVIGVCQVDLLIPGNASLKGKRKVLRKIIDRVKNRYNISISEVGDNDLWQRSQIGLSVVGNDSRHINSSLDKIIDFIEGMNVAEILNSEIEIIHIHGRDG; this is encoded by the coding sequence GTGGTGATAGGGGTATGTCAGGTTGATCTGCTTATTCCCGGCAACGCTTCGCTCAAGGGAAAACGCAAGGTCCTCCGGAAAATCATCGATCGGGTGAAGAATCGTTACAACATCTCGATTTCAGAGGTCGGTGACAACGATCTGTGGCAGCGGTCCCAGATCGGTCTCAGCGTCGTTGGAAACGATTCCCGCCACATCAACTCGAGTCTCGACAAGATCATCGACTTCATCGAAGGCATGAATGTCGCCGAGATTCTCAACTCCGAAATCGAGATCATCCATATCCACGGGAGGGATGGATAG
- the infB gene encoding translation initiation factor IF-2, with translation MAKIKVLDVAQEVGMEEDKLLSKLKGMGVKIKEKKEEETKGEEGLAPDERVIERNEMREVVEKRVKPTVIRRRVRTLESKEPPAEVAPHPPVEPEDISAGEEKVGVELPEPTMEVTPGEVPQEGVPGSEEAAVGPEEAKALGVESEPVSTKAVEAEIVVPEAPEPEEVVVKAETAEEEKKAKRGKKKEKELPGKRRPRIAMRKEDLKKKRDLFEQLVEEEPEEKPEVQKEVVFHPVRRPMKKRVVTRPSKKTEITMPKASKRVIRIEGAVSVGEMAKRMGIKANEIIRKLMGLGVMATINQSLDVDTASVVASEFGYQVENVAYDVDAALQRKEDRPEDLVPRPPVITIMGHVDHGKTLLLDAIRHSNVVEEEAGAITQHIGAYSVELDGGNVVFIDTPGHEAFTALRARGAKVTDIVVLVVAADDGVMPQTIEAIDHAKAADVPIVVAINKIDKSNANPDRVKQRLAELGLAPEEWGGSTLFAEVSAKKKTGIRELLELILLQAELLELKANPRKAARGTVIESRLDSRRGPVATVLVQEGTLKKGDFFVAGTHYGRVRAMVNDRGRAITAAGPSTPVEVIGASGVPEAGEPLVVVESERVAKEVVATRQNQQRERELSRLSTVTLEDLYERMQKGEAKELNVIIKADVQGSVEALRESLTKLSTEAVKVSVIHGGVGAVTESDVNLASASKAIVIGFNVRPGMKAMSMADQEGVDIRTYSVIYDAIEDVKKAMEGFLEPVYKERVIGQAEVLQLFNVPRFGVVAGSHVTSGKIVRGAHARILRDGVVVYESTIGSLKHYKENVKECQEGLDCGIKIENFNDIKPGDVIEAYVKEETTPSL, from the coding sequence ATGGCGAAGATAAAGGTCCTCGATGTGGCTCAGGAAGTGGGAATGGAGGAGGATAAGCTCCTGTCCAAGCTCAAGGGGATGGGGGTCAAGATCAAGGAGAAGAAGGAAGAAGAGACCAAGGGTGAGGAGGGCTTGGCCCCGGACGAGAGAGTGATCGAACGGAATGAGATGAGAGAAGTGGTCGAGAAACGGGTCAAGCCCACGGTGATTCGCAGGAGAGTCAGGACCCTGGAGTCCAAGGAGCCTCCAGCCGAGGTGGCACCACACCCACCTGTTGAACCCGAAGATATCTCCGCCGGAGAGGAGAAGGTCGGAGTCGAGCTTCCTGAGCCCACTATGGAGGTGACTCCAGGGGAGGTTCCTCAGGAAGGTGTCCCCGGGAGTGAGGAGGCGGCGGTCGGGCCTGAAGAGGCGAAGGCCCTCGGGGTGGAATCCGAACCCGTGAGCACGAAGGCTGTGGAAGCAGAGATCGTTGTTCCGGAAGCCCCGGAGCCGGAAGAGGTCGTGGTCAAGGCGGAGACGGCAGAGGAAGAGAAGAAGGCAAAGAGGGGCAAGAAAAAAGAGAAGGAGTTACCCGGGAAACGACGTCCCCGCATTGCCATGAGAAAGGAGGATCTCAAGAAGAAACGGGACCTCTTTGAACAGCTTGTGGAGGAAGAACCAGAGGAAAAGCCGGAAGTCCAGAAGGAGGTGGTCTTCCATCCTGTCAGACGGCCCATGAAGAAGAGGGTAGTGACCAGGCCCTCGAAGAAGACGGAAATCACCATGCCCAAGGCGAGCAAGAGGGTGATCCGTATCGAAGGTGCCGTCAGTGTGGGGGAGATGGCCAAACGCATGGGAATCAAGGCCAACGAGATAATCAGGAAGCTCATGGGCCTGGGGGTGATGGCTACTATCAATCAGAGCCTGGATGTGGATACCGCCTCGGTTGTGGCGTCTGAATTCGGATACCAAGTGGAGAATGTGGCCTATGATGTGGATGCGGCGCTCCAGAGAAAGGAAGATAGGCCGGAGGACCTGGTCCCGAGACCTCCGGTGATCACGATCATGGGTCATGTCGACCATGGCAAGACTCTGCTCCTCGATGCGATCCGCCACTCCAACGTGGTGGAGGAAGAGGCAGGGGCGATCACCCAGCACATCGGTGCTTACAGTGTCGAGTTGGATGGGGGGAACGTCGTGTTCATCGACACGCCGGGGCACGAGGCTTTCACGGCCTTGCGGGCCCGGGGGGCGAAGGTGACGGATATTGTGGTTCTCGTCGTCGCTGCAGACGACGGCGTCATGCCTCAGACTATCGAGGCCATAGATCATGCCAAGGCTGCCGATGTTCCAATAGTCGTGGCCATCAACAAGATAGATAAATCCAACGCCAATCCGGACCGTGTGAAACAGAGGCTCGCCGAGCTTGGATTGGCTCCTGAGGAGTGGGGAGGATCGACCCTTTTTGCCGAAGTCTCAGCCAAGAAGAAGACCGGCATCAGAGAGCTTCTGGAGCTGATTCTCCTTCAGGCAGAGCTCCTGGAACTGAAGGCAAATCCCCGGAAAGCCGCCCGCGGGACTGTGATCGAATCGAGACTCGATAGCAGGCGCGGTCCTGTGGCCACAGTGCTCGTGCAGGAGGGGACCCTCAAGAAGGGGGATTTCTTCGTGGCGGGGACGCATTACGGCCGAGTGAGGGCCATGGTCAATGACAGGGGCAGGGCGATCACCGCTGCCGGCCCGTCCACACCCGTCGAGGTGATCGGGGCTTCCGGCGTTCCAGAGGCAGGAGAGCCTCTTGTGGTGGTGGAGAGCGAGCGGGTCGCCAAAGAAGTCGTCGCAACCAGGCAGAACCAGCAGCGCGAAAGGGAGCTTTCCCGGCTGAGCACCGTAACCCTGGAAGACCTGTACGAGAGGATGCAGAAGGGAGAAGCCAAGGAACTCAACGTGATCATCAAGGCCGATGTGCAGGGGTCTGTCGAGGCTCTCCGTGAGTCTCTGACCAAGCTCTCCACCGAGGCGGTGAAGGTCAGTGTCATCCATGGGGGCGTGGGGGCAGTTACGGAAAGCGACGTCAACCTGGCTTCCGCCTCCAAGGCCATCGTCATCGGGTTCAATGTCCGGCCCGGGATGAAGGCCATGAGTATGGCGGATCAGGAGGGGGTGGATATCCGCACCTATTCCGTTATTTATGATGCCATAGAGGATGTGAAAAAGGCCATGGAGGGCTTCCTGGAACCGGTTTACAAGGAGAGAGTGATCGGACAGGCCGAGGTGCTGCAGCTGTTCAATGTCCCCAGGTTCGGGGTGGTGGCCGGAAGCCATGTGACAAGCGGCAAGATCGTCCGGGGCGCCCATGCCCGGATCCTCCGAGACGGCGTGGTGGTCTACGAGAGCACTATCGGGTCTCTCAAGCATTACAAGGAGAATGTGAAGGAGTGTCAGGAGGGGCTCGACTGTGGGATCAAGATCGAGAACTTCAATGACATAAAGCCGGGAGACGTGATCGAGGCCTACGTCAAGGAGGAGACCACCCCCAGCTTGTAA
- a CDS encoding YlxR family protein yields the protein MDRDRHVPVRMCAGCRKRRPKAELVRLALDSAGRLVVDREKILGGRGVYVCPCEECLNLAVKRKGIVRGFRGRLRQVPPGEVLRVFQEEGEWRR from the coding sequence ATGGATAGGGACCGACATGTTCCGGTTCGAATGTGTGCCGGGTGTCGAAAGAGACGGCCGAAAGCCGAGCTGGTACGGCTGGCCCTGGATTCTGCGGGCAGGCTGGTAGTGGATCGGGAGAAGATTCTTGGCGGAAGGGGTGTCTATGTCTGTCCGTGTGAGGAGTGTTTGAATCTGGCCGTCAAGAGAAAGGGAATAGTCAGGGGTTTCAGGGGCAGGCTCAGACAGGTACCGCCTGGGGAAGTTTTGAGAGTTTTTCAGGAGGAAGGGGAATGGCGAAGATAA